The following coding sequences are from one Ovis canadensis isolate MfBH-ARS-UI-01 breed Bighorn chromosome 7, ARS-UI_OviCan_v2, whole genome shotgun sequence window:
- the ATP6V1D gene encoding V-type proton ATPase subunit D, whose translation MSGKDRIEIFPSRMAQTIMKARLKGAQTGRNLLKKKSDALTLRFRQILKKIIETKMLMGEVMREAAFSLAEAKFTAGDFSTTVIQNVNKAQVKIRAKKDNVAGVTLPVFEHYHEGTDSYELTGLARGGEQLAKLKRNYAKAVELLVELASLQTSFVTLDEAIKITNRRVNAIEHVIIPRIERTLAYIITELDEREREEFYRLKKIQEKKKILKEKSDKDLEQRRAAGEVMEPANLLAEEKDEDLLFE comes from the exons GGCACAGACCATCATGAAGGCTCGGTTGAAAGGAGCACAGACAGGTCGAAACCTCCTGAAGAAAAAATCTGATGCCTTAACTCTTCGATTTCGACAGATCCTTAAGAAGATAATAGAG ACTAAAATGTTGATGGGTGAAGTAATGAGAGAAGCTGCCTTTTCACTTGCTGAGGCCAAGTTCACAGCAGGGGACTTCAG caccacagttatCCAAAATGTAAATAAGGCCCAAGTGAAGATTAGAGCAAAGAAAGATAATGTAGCAG GTGTTACATTGCCAGTATTTGAACATTATCATGAAGGAACTGACA GTTATGAACTGACTGGTTTAGCCAGAGGTGGGGAACAGTTGGCTAAACTGAAGAGGAATTATGCCAAAGCAGTGGAACTACTGGTGGAACTGGCTTCACTGCAG ACTTCCTTTGTTACTTTGGATGAAGCTATTAAGATAACCAACAGACGTGTAAATGCTATTGAACATG TCATCATTCCCCGGATTGAACGTACCCTTGCTTATATCATCACAGAGCTGGATGAAAGAGAGCGAGAGGAGTTCTACAG GttaaagaaaatacaggaaaagaaaaagattcttAAGGAAAAGTCTGATAAGGACTTGGAGCAACGGAGGGCAGCAGGAGAGGTGATGGAGCCTGCTAATCTCTTGGCTGAAGAGAAAGATGAAGATCTTCTGTTTGAATAA